In Candidatus Kryptobacter tengchongensis, a genomic segment contains:
- a CDS encoding RNA methyltransferase, TrmH family has translation MKISRQKYAQIQLLKNKKYRYKTGLFIIEGEKLIKDAIKFGAEISYVAYSEKFLRTPQNQEFLNHLKNKKIEVYEIGEDELEKISDVETSQGIIAVAKMFEYSENDLLKNIQRKNYSTVVALDRISDPGNLGAIFRVCDWFKVDLVLISDMSVDVFNPKTLRATMASVFNVPFLQNVDLKNYLIKLKSLGFKIFSTAPSGKMDFHELSNENKIVLIFGSEAHGVSGELCKISDTTVKIKKFGKAESLNVAVSVGIILSERAYSIFER, from the coding sequence ATGAAAATAAGCAGGCAAAAATATGCACAGATTCAACTTTTAAAAAATAAAAAATACAGATATAAAACTGGTCTTTTTATCATTGAAGGAGAAAAGCTTATAAAAGATGCGATTAAATTCGGCGCTGAAATTTCGTATGTTGCCTATTCTGAGAAATTTTTGAGGACGCCACAAAATCAAGAGTTTTTGAATCACCTCAAGAACAAAAAAATTGAAGTTTATGAAATTGGTGAAGATGAACTTGAAAAGATCTCAGATGTTGAAACATCACAAGGGATCATCGCTGTTGCAAAAATGTTTGAATATAGCGAAAACGACCTTTTGAAAAATATACAGCGGAAAAATTATTCAACTGTTGTCGCTCTTGATAGAATCTCCGATCCAGGGAATCTTGGGGCAATTTTCAGAGTTTGTGATTGGTTTAAAGTTGACCTCGTTTTGATTTCAGATATGAGCGTTGATGTCTTTAACCCAAAGACACTCAGGGCAACGATGGCTTCAGTCTTTAATGTTCCCTTCTTGCAAAATGTTGATTTGAAAAATTATCTAATTAAATTGAAAAGTTTGGGATTTAAAATTTTCTCCACCGCTCCGTCTGGGAAGATGGATTTTCATGAGTTGAGTAACGAAAATAAAATTGTGTTAATTTTTGGAAGTGAAGCCCATGGCGTTAGCGGGGAACTTTGTAAAATCTCGGATACAACAGTGAAAATAAAAAAATTCGGCAAAGCGGAATCTTTGAATGTTGCAGTTTCGGTTGGAATAATTCTTTCTGAAAGAGCTTATTCTATTTTTGAGCGATGA